The Primulina huaijiensis isolate GDHJ02 chromosome 6, ASM1229523v2, whole genome shotgun sequence genomic sequence GGCATATAAGGCGCTTCGTGATCGAGCACCTTATCCTCCAAACCATGTTGTTGGACACCTCCAAGGGAATTTCGCCTTCATCGTTTTCGACAAATCCACTTCCACTTTGTTTGTTGCTACTGTACTCACACTAACCAATTGCCTAGTTGAagcttatttaaatataagtcgCATCTACTTACAAATTTAAGTTGGTGGTGTTTTGACAGGACCAATTGGCCAAGGTTCCTCTTTATTGGGGAATCACCGCTGATGGGTATGTAGCATTTGCCAATGATGCTGAGTTGCTTAAGGGCGCTTGTGGAAAGTCACTTGCTTCTTTCCCACAAGGTGAGTGCGCAAACTGCAAACGTATGtataaaattgcaaaaatatataaacttaGGCAATACTTCTACGCTTCAAAAGTGATGTCGTGCTTTGTATCGCAATTTTTGCCTTGATTTGATGTTTGATTTACCACCTCTTGTTGCAGAGAATCATAATATTAGACGTCATTTTAAATTACAAACAACGGAAAACAAGTAATTATCCTATCCTATTTAACCATGAATCTCTTTCTTGATCTTTCAGGGTGCTTCTTTTCCACGGCAGTTGGCGAACTTCGAAGCTACGAGAATCCAAAAAACAAGATCACGGCTGTTCCTGctcaagaagaagaaatatggGGAGCAAAATTCATGGTAATATCAATTTTTCTTCTCTGTTGATTATGCTCGTTTGCTTGTTACATAACTTTATGCATACATACAAATATTTATGCATacatacaaaaatatatatatatatatatatatatggtagcCGTCTTCTTGGTATATTCTTGGGAGATTCTGTTTGACAATATCCAAGATAACATATTATCTGAGGCCACTGATCTATTTAAATAAAGGCGCAACCTGCAGGGCGATTCAACTAACACGCTTTATGTATATGGCCAAATTTCCTTTTCACGTGAAAATAAATCCTACGCTCTGCATTGTAGAAAGTCAAACAAGTCTATAACTTTTCTTCTGGGATTTAAGCGTTATTACCATTGCACCTACTGATTTATTGTTCATAAATAAAACCTGGACAAACGCGGGACATATCATGAAGACGAAATCGAACCCgcacattaaaaaaaatgtttaaattctATGAACAATTGTTCTAAATGGATACTTAACATTTGTATGCACAAAGGATGACCCTATCCAGATATTCTTGCATGTAGATAGAACAAGAttgacaaatttataaaaattgtaTCATGAGAAGAATAGTGACAAAATGGGGACCATATTGAATATCTATCAGAGTATTTCTGATGTGTATTAAATCCATTAGATGAAAAATTGACAGATCCAACTTCAAAAAGCATGGCCCTTGAAGCCACATATTTTTTCCAATCTCTTGCTGATGATGACCTATGTGTTTGGGTGTTCCAGGTGGAGGGGCCAAGTCTTCTTGCAACCACGGAATAAAAGGTGGTCGAAAGTTCTATTTATCTGTTACACACTGATAAGGTGGGGAGCTCAATCCATAAGCAAGAGCCATGTAAATCAGTGGATTAGAGTCCCTTGTCGTTGATTTTGTATTATTAGGTTTGTTGCTTGTTTCTTCCAAAAGTGTGCTTCAACCATTTTCGTCTATGTATGGTCAGTCATCTTTGTAATTTATGTAATCAAGTTTAAGAAAAATCTTACATCGTGTTAGGATGCCGTGCCATTAAAGAGAAGGGAGAATGAGAATCAGTTTTATCAACCAAAccttaaaaaggaaaaaaataataatataaaaaagaatgACAAAAGGTAAATATAGACAATTTACACTACGGCAAGATTTTCTGAATGAATATTAGGGAAATGGAAAACGTTGGATATTGGAATGCATTGATATGAGAATGCTAGAGATGACTGACGCTTACCTGCCAGAAAGTATATCACCTTGGCCACCACAGCACCGGGGAGAACCATACAGGTCGACGGCACTAACTGTACAGACGACAACATAATTAAAATTCCTCATACTAGAGAATTTTGATTTCCACCATAACACAGACATTAGCACAGCCATGGATCTAACAAGTTAAAAAGAGGCAAAATTTGAACAAAGCCAACACTCTAAAATGTTAGACTGGCAGCTAAACTGAAACAGACATGTTTACATAATGAAATTACCGAAGATCGTTAGCAACACGagtcatgaaaaaataaaaaataaaaaaactgatAGGACCTAAAACGTAACAATAGACACAAGTTCGAGTGAGTGTTCAACTCCCAGAAATTGTAGAAAAGGAGTCTGAAAAAGAACAAGGTGGGGAAACAGCATAAGAGGGAAAAAAGCTTGGAGAAAGGGGAGCTTGCAAGCATTCGGTGCCCTCCAAATATAACAATTTAACACTGATTTAGTCGTACTCTCTAACATCCTAACCAACTACTATTTCTACTCATTTACCTAATTACAATAATCTGTCCAACACAAATATTACTACTATTTGTTCTAATTCTCAATCACAATACGTATCACAAACACAAAATTTCATAGCTCAAGAACCATCATCGTGCATCTAAGAAATACTAGAGGTACTAAACTAATAGTAAACTCAAATAGAAGGAATCTTTTGGGTCCCAACTCCAACAGGATCCCCATGCTTTTGTATCACTTCTATGACACAAAGGTTTGGGGGTTAACCCGATTAGAAAAGACAGCCCTGCAGCCAACGGACACAAGTTTGACACTGAGGCATGGATGATGACGATCACGCTACCCATTCTTACAAAACAATGAGGATATGCAGAAAAAGCTATACAGAGAAGAAAATTAAGCACAAGTGAGCACTCAATAAGCTATTACAGAGTCTAAAATGAGAAGTTAAACACAAATAGAAAAGAAAGGACCGCAACACACGAGATACTCGAGTAGCGAACAGAGAAGATGAGTAGAGGAAAATGAGAAGAAAGAGACGTGAATGTAGGGGACTTAATCAAATTTATTGTTTGATTATCAGGACAAAGGGCAATAACCAAGTATCATAAAGCCGGTTGGAGTTTTACAAGGCCGTAATAACAAAATAACTCTGGCAATGATATAGCTTCTGCTGCCAATTAAGGCCCCATAAATTTGTCTATTTACATTTTACACTTACCAAGTGATTCCTCAAGTGTCATCTAAAATACAGAGTTGAAATATTGGGAATAGCGGCgtcatttttttctttgttcaggatacaaatatttgttgaaagtacctgtctggccaTTGCTTATGTAGTCAGATCCTCCTTTTCTCAAAATCGTCAAGCCGCCTATTTTGATCAAGAAGAGTTTCTTTTTTTGTTAGTGATGATATGCCACTCCTCATCTTCTAAAATCACTCGCTGAAACTATATTCTTTATTTGTTCAATTATAGATGATGCACATGCATAATAAATCTTGACGTGGggaataaataaaaagtttgtAAATAGGCATAAAAAATTATCTTACCCATGTTCTATGCTCTATCCTAATAGTAACAATACTACAGAAATAGTCAGAATGTAATTGTTGAGAGAACGTTACTGACCTTTTTGCGAGAGAACGTAATTGTTGAGTTCCATTTTCATCATTTACTTTACATTGTAAAACTTTCTGAACAAGGAGCTTGTACTCATTAACATTCGGGGTCAGGACAGCCAAGGGATAACTACCAACCAGATCAAAACAATTAGTTACAAGAAAAAGTCCATCCTGAGGAAATCAAAGGAAACAAGGGCAGGTTAAAATCGTCAAGATTTGACAACGAATATTTCAAAGAAAgtaaatttctctttttttaacACGAACTCCATCTATAACCATTGGGATATTGGATTCCTTAGCATGCTTCATTATATCACTCACACAATCCTGCAAACAGATGCCATACCATTTTAATTCGTCACACAGAGAACATATGATGTGACAAATTGGAAACATGAAGCAAGAAATGGTCAAAGAGAAAGGAAAgggaaaacaaaaaatttacgtCACCAGAACAACCAAGACAGTATAATGGGCCTGATTCAAAGACATTGAAATTGAGAACCAGGTTGATTGTAAAAATTTCATCATATTCTTGCCACATTGAAAGTCAAGAAATTGAACTGAAGCGATCTCTAGATTAAGTGTtaagtattaaaatataatcagCAGACCAGTAAATAAGCATCCTGAAGTTGTattatgtgaaaaatatttttctctaaaGTGACACACCAAGAGAAATGGGTCCCTTCCAAGGCCTGGACCAAATACAAGACAATCAAATCTTTCGATCCACTTATCAACCTCTGCAACAACTTTGTCTGATGTTGCTCTCCTGTCCTCATCACTGAGTAAAGCATGTCATAACCTTGAGGCCTCTCAGAAAAAGTTAAATGTCTgacaagaaaaaagaagatagaTAAACTAAACTAAAAATTATTGTTGCTATAAGGTTCACCTAATGTTGTATGATTCCTCAAGTATCGGGTCTACAATTAACTCAGGGCAGTAACTTTTAATAACTGCAGCAGCATCCTCTGTACAGAATACATGAGACAAATCTGCTCCCTGTAAAACATAAACAGACTTGGTTCGAAATTATGGAATGTAAATGTTTATACAAAAAAGAAACAATTAAATTCCCGAAACATAAGTAACTGAACTTTCAGAGGTTAGAAAAATGAAGAAAAGGAGAGAATACAAAGCTCAGTGAGGACGAACTAACAATTTTTAGAGCTGAAATAGCAGAAAAATATGGTGCACCAGTGTATTCGCGACAACCACCGACAACTGCTATCTTCCCTGGTAAGCAGTTAATGCATTCATGGTATGAATAAGTATTCAGTTACCCGGATTACGCAATCCAAGTATAGAGTGAAATGCGAGAAGTCATACATACTCTGTTCAATTTCCAAAGTAAATAGAAAAGAATAAGCTCTGAGTACCAAATTAGAGATCATACTACACTTCAAATCAGAAATACTACACTTCAAATCAGAAAAAACTGTCTTGACTCCCCAAAAAATAAATCAGGTGCAAAAGGTGCCAGATCATGGCATAGCACTCAATTGTAGTCTAGCATTACAATTCAGGCTGGCTTAATGATGATATATGGATTTTGCTGGATTAACTTACCATTTATAAAAGTCCATTCACTCATTGAGACTCAACAACTTCTTGTTAATTTTTCTAATATTCCATGATTCCATCGCTGCCGAAGAATTTAAAGCCCACAAACATTGAATAGTCCCTCTCCTCTTCAAAACAACCAAAGAGCTTAAAGCGTGGGATGAAATTGTTTTAAGTTGAAAAACAGGgaaaaaattgaagaacaaGGTCCCTGTCAACATCAAGGCACATTGTTTCTACAGAAACTATTCCACTGCAGTTTCTTTTTCTTGCCCTCATACAATCCAATATATTCTACAAACCTCATGTTGATGATAAGACAAGCCTCACACCCAAAACATGACAGGGAAATATACAAAGCCTtgcagaatttttttaaaaaaaatcgaaagaaCCATACTAAAATTTAAGCTCTACCCAAAAATCACATTGaaactaaaaaataattcaagGGCAAAAAACGAAACACCGAATTTGGTAGCATCACCAGCTTGGCCTTTATGCCTAGAAGATTCAATAGACGGAGTAACTGATCTCAAAATGCGAATAGCATCAGACTCCGATAGAGGGACGCCGCCACTCTATAAAGATTGCATTTCTACGGTGGTCTTGCAAATATCCTTCCTGTTGCTTGTGTTGCTATATTCTCTTAAACACCTTATCAATAACTCTTGCCTTCTTAGTACAGCATCCAACAAACCCACCATAAATTTCCCTCAAACTGCAAAGTAAGAGTCCAGGAAGGAAAAGTCTCAATCTTGACAAATATTCAAACGGTTGCGAGACAAGTGCAAGACCAGGGCTTTTTAATGGTTtaccgtaaaaaaaaaaagaaatttaataaataacccAAGCAACAGAAGTTTAACAATATATCGTATCACGCCAATCagaatttttgatgaaaaagtCACGCCATCTTGATGAAAAAGTCCcgccatcttttttttttaattcactttatttattttagtcaTGCCATCggacttctttttttttattcactTTATTTATTCAAGTCacgcaattttttttataattaataattatgattgtGGTGACAGAGTGATGGGATGTCACGaccaactcaaaataatttgCGATCACAGAGTGATGAGATGTATCAGTTAACACGCCCTGTTAAATGGCGTGTTTTTGAccgaatattgaaaatttactTATAAAATCGATGAACGTATAGAGAACATTTGTTCTTATCATTCTTCGTTGGTCTTAAAATTTTTGAAGCGTTCTTCAAATTGTTTCGGCCGATTGAAGTGATACATTTTCTTGCAGTgttgaatatatttaattgttgaAACTATTCAATATCAGTTTCTTCTTCCTCCGAGATAAGGTATTTATACTCCAAATTAAATTTTGTAGTTTGATTGAACTTgttaaattctttatttgtgATTCTTTTTTGTAGGTAAAGTTTTGATTATTGCtaattttgttcttaactgcttacctacaaataaattttacaattaattttattttttattaatttatttgacatgcgtagtatgaaaatttattattataaaaattattatttgtagTATTATTGACTTATAAGATATAACTAAGAActataatttttgtaatttacaATAGTAATTAacgtttttttagaaaataataataataatacttatatttataattagtaTTGATGTTGTTGTTTTATTTAGATTTAAGtattagttaatttattttatacaagttacataaattttttcttaatgTATTGTACACAAAATAATTTgcgtaattaatttattttattattactctATTTCATAAGCATATTGTGAAAACttattcttttattattatttgtattattattaacttgtaaaatacaaataaaatttaagattttttattttagagtaacaattatttttataaatgtaattattattgttgttgtttttgttttatttaggcatgttataaaaaaattaagtattacagttgatattttttacaaaataataaaaaagctattattaaaaatatttttttgttcttactttattaaataaaaataagtattatgattttattgttaattttaTTCGTATTTTATATGACCGTTTATTTAATGTACagaattaatataaatattattattattataaaaaaatggttataaaaaaattttacgttaaaatgattttactattcaattgtaatataaaaaatttgttatcaCATTTTTGTTCTGTGTGAtctattgaattttattttataggaATGGACAGTGTGCCGGTGCTTTTATTCGTAGGTGGCAAAATTATTATAGGACATTACACTGTAAAATATAGTACAACTGCGTTGAGGGCAACACGAATACCAAGATCTATTAATTTTCATGAGTTGAAGGAAGTAGTGTACCGTCTGACAAATATTGAGAAATCAAAACTTAACTTAAAATtgtcaacaaaatattcctACATGGATAAGTCAAATTGTGTATAAGTGCATCTTGACATCAATGATGACTACAATTTACAATTTATGCTGGATTCTATTAACGAAATGCGATGTATCGAATTGTATATCGAAACGTATTTCGTCGAGCATAATGTATATGTTGAGGTTCCTGAATCATACATTCCATGTATAACTGAAGGGTTCAATTCGATGGGATTTAATGATGAAGCCGGTACTTCCGCTAATGCTTTTTTCGAACCAATCGATGAAAATCGATTTAATTCGGATGATTGGACTGGGGGATGGGATCAGTATATTACTGGCACCGTAGAAGAAAATGTTAACTGACCTATTTCCACACGAGGATGGGATTCTGGTGCAAGAGGATGGTACTTGGTTGACACAAATCATGCAGGTTTCGATTGTTCACCGAGTGTGCATCGTAGTGTATCGAGTCATGTATTGACACCTGTCGTACCTGATGAACAAAGATCACATGAGTTGTCAATAGATGTTCACCTTCACGCCACTGCAATATGTACTGAACCTGATACAACTGCAAGTGAAACAGATGAAGATGAGCATGAAGACGAAAACGCCACATTTGCTGATATTGGTCCATCTCAAACCGACACCGGTGTTCATATGCATGCATATCCTTTTGAAGTCATTTCAAATCTTGAACACCGACCCGATGCATTACCATTATCTGTCACGCCTGTCGGTGTATCCTTATAtgacatacctcaattctttaGTACAATATATGATGAGCAATGCCCTGATTCTGTTGGAATTCCATCTGCATCGAATTTGAGTTATTACAACGCAGATAGATGAGAACTTTGCacgaacatgatttttaaagataaaaagcATTTGATAGCAGCAGTTAAGGAATTTTCGGTTAGAGTTGCTCGACGTGAATATCAAGTTGTGAAGAGTACAAAGACTTTGTGGAAAGTTcgttgtaaaaataaatattcaaatatcaacTGTACGTGGGTTCTTCGTGCATCGTTAAAATCAAAATTGGGGTATTTCAAGATCACGAAATATGGTTGTCCACATACATGTATGTCTAGCCAGGTGGGGTTAGACCACCATAACTTGGACAAAAATATGATTGCAAAAACACTTGCCGGTATTGTTCGGTGTGATCCTTCGTGTGAGATTAAATATGTTATCCAACTTGTCAAAGATCGATATAagtatcaaatctcatatggtAAGTCATGGTACAGTTTAAAGCGGGCGGTGGAAAATGTATATGGTACATGGGAGAGTTCAGTATGTCTTTTGCCAAGGTACATGTTAACtattttttggtaaaatttaaaaaataattgaaagaaACATATGTCAATAATGAATAAAGATGCAGGAAATTTTTTACGAAAAATGGTTTTTCAATAACAAAAgtcagaaattatttttttaatcaagtcacgcaaaaaattaaataagacaCGCCTAATTAAGTGGCGTGACttactttaaaattatttttaaaaaaaataagcaaGTCACGCCCAGTACATTGGCGTGacatgctttaaaattttttttaaaaaaaatttaagtaagTCACGCGTgacttggtttaaaattttttttttaaattaagcaAGTCACGCCGAGTTAATTGGCGTGacttgattttatatatatatatttttaaattaagcaAGTCACGCTCGATCAATGGGCGTGACTtggtttaaaaattttttttttaaaattttatatatttttttaaaaaataaagcaaGTCACGCCCGATCAATGGGCGTGacttggttttaaaatttatatttttttaaaaaaataaaccaagTCACGCCCNNNNNNNNNNNNNNNNNNNNNNNNNNNNNNNNNNNNNNNNNNNNNNNNNNNNNNNNNNNNNNNNNNNNNNNNNNNNNNNNNNNNNNNNNNNNNNNNNNNNNNNNNNNNNNNNNNNNNNNNNNNNNNNNNNNNNNNNNNNNNNNNNNNNNNNNNNNNNNNNNNNNNNNNNNNNNNNNNNNNNNNNNNNNNNNNNNNNNNNNNNNNNNNNNNNNNNNNNNNNNNNNNNNNNNNNNNNNNNNNNNNNNNNNNNNNNNNNNNNNNNNNNNNNNNNNNNNNNNNNNNNNNNNNNNNNNNNNNNNNNNNNNNNNNNNNNNNNNNNNNNNNNNNNNNNNNNNNNNNNNNNNNNNNNNNNNNNNNNNNNNNNNNNNNNNNNNNNNNNNNNNNNNNNNNNNNNNNNNNNNNNNNNNNNNNNNNNNNNNNNNNNNNNNNNNNNNNNNNNNNNNNNNNNNNNNNNNNNNNNNNNNNNNNNNNNNNNNNNNNNNNNNNNNNNNNNNNNNNNNNNNNNNNNNNNNNNNNNNNNNNNNNNNNNNNNNNNNNNNNNNNNNNNNNNNNNNNNNNNNNNNNNNNNNNNNNNNNNNNNNNNNNNNNNNNNNNNNNNNNNNNNNNNNNNNNNNNNNNNNNNNNNNNNNNNNNNNNNNNNNNNNNNNNNNNNNNNNNNNNNNNNNNNNNNNNNNNNNNNNNNNNNNNNNNNNNNNNNNNNNNNNNNNNNNNNNNNNNNNNNNNNNNNNNNNNNNNNNNNNNNNNNNNNNNNNNNNNNNNNNNNNNNNNNNNNNNNNNNNNNNNNNNNNNNNNNNNNNNNNNNNNNNNTTTAAGTCACGCCTCTTCAAGAGGCGTGACACGTTAGTTTgtcaaaattttttgttttacgttattttattaaaacattACAAAATCTGCGGTAAACGGTTAAAAAACTcgataccgatattcacaataaaaagtaatatttttttatgaatgacccaaataatagatctgtctcacaaaatacgactcgtgagaccgtctcacacaagtctTTGTCTATAAACTTCATGATCTTTTCGCTGATCTTAAAGCATATGAGTTCGAGC encodes the following:
- the LOC140979000 gene encoding stem-specific protein TSJT1-like, which produces MLGVFSSSIVSPPDELVAAGSRTPSPKLTADKLVARFVEANSSAVSVHIGDDVQLAYTHHNQSAMQPRSFAVKDDIFCLFEGVLDNMGSLKQQYGLAKSANEVLLMIEAYKALRDRAPYPPNHVVGHLQGNFAFIVFDKSTSTLFVATDQLAKVPLYWGITADGYVAFANDAELLKGACGKSLASFPQGCFFSTAVGELRSYENPKNKITAVPAQEEEIWGAKFMVEGPSLLATTE